Proteins encoded in a region of the Triticum dicoccoides isolate Atlit2015 ecotype Zavitan chromosome 3A, WEW_v2.0, whole genome shotgun sequence genome:
- the LOC119270791 gene encoding pectin acetylesterase 5-like, which translates to MAAATEQLLLPQEQPRRRPPVWGLTVAALLLVLLLAATGPLRPRLFRAPPPAERVALTLLSGAKEKGAVCVDGTPPGYHLQRGSGDGADRWLVHLEGGGWCSTVKECSGSRLSTKGSSNFMKPIRFMGNGILGGDQLQNPDFYNWNKVYVRYCDGASFSGDAEAQAQDGTTLYFRGLRIYEAVIDELMEKGLTNATQALFTGCSAGALSMMLHCDDFRARFPQEVSVKCFADAGFFLDEKDISGKRSLWSLYDRVIHLQNVRKVLPKDCLANKEPTECFFPAELIKSIRTPMFILNPSYDSWQIRNVLVPDSSAPGKSWLSCKENIRNCNSTQVEVLDGLRNKMVNDLKVVEDKEDWGMFIDSCFTHCQSLSGVSWHSPTSPRLENKTIAEAVGDWHSGRSQGAKEIDCKYQCNPTCNSLPPPRDVTAFDHVEIY; encoded by the exons ATGGCCGCTGCCACCGAGCAGCTCCTCCTCCCCCAGGAGCAGCCCCGCCGTCGCCCACCGGTATGGGGGCTCACGGTTGCTGCCCTTCTGCTGGTGCTGCTGCTCGCCGCCACCGGCCCTCTCCGTCCTAGGCTGTTCCGCGCGCCACCGCCAGCAGAGCGCGTCGCGCTTACCCTCCTCTCTGGCGCGAAGGAGAAGGGTGCAG TGTGCGTGGACGGAACACCGCCCGGTTACCACCTGCAGAGGGGCTCCGGCGACGGCGCCGACCGCTGGCTCGTCCATCTAGAG GGAGGAGGCTGGTGCAGCACAGTCAAGGAATGTTCGGGCAGCAGACTGTCCACCAAAGGTTCATCCAACTTCATGAAACCGATACGGTTCATGGGTAATGGGATCCTCGGCGGCGATCAGCTACAGAATCCTG ATTTCTACAACTGGAACAAAGTCTACGTGCGGTACTGCGATGGGGCGTCGTTTTCTGGGGACGCGGAAGCTCAAGCACAG GATGGAACCACACTATACTTCAGAGGATTGCGTATCTATGAAGCGGTTATTGATGAACTCATGGAAAAAGGACTCACAAATGCAACACAG GCCCTCTTTACAGGCTGCTCTGCTGGTGCTCTATCCATGATGCTGCATTGCGATGATTTTCGTGCAAGATTTCCGCAGGAGGTTTCAGTTAAATGCTTTGCAGATGCTGGGTTTTTCCTTGATGA AAAGGATATATCCGGAAAAAGGTCCCTTTGGTCTCTCTACGACAGAGTCATTCACCTCCAG AATGTTAGAAAAGTGTTGCCCAAGGACTGCCTTGCCAACAAGGAGCCAACCGAG TGTTTCTTCCCGGCAGAGCTTATCAAGAGCATCCGCACCCCCATGTTTATTCTCAACCCTAGTTATGATTCATGGCAG ATACGAAATGTTCTTGTACCTGATTCATCTGCTCCTGGCAAGTCATGGTTGAGTTGCAAGGAAAATATCCGAAACTGCAATTCTACACAAGTTGAAGTCCTCGATG GATTAAGGAATAAGATGGTCAATGACTTGAAGGTCGTCGAAGATAAGGAGGACTGGGGCATGTTCATCGATTCATGCTTCACGCACTGCCAATCGCTCTCCGGCGTGTCTTGGCATTCACCAACCTCCCCGAGGCTTGAAAATAAG ACCATTGCAGAAGCTGTTGGAGACTGGCACTCTGGAAGGAGCCAAGGAGCGAAAGAGATTGACTGCAAGTATCAGTGCAACCCAACATGCAACAGTTTGCCGCCTCCACGAGATGTTACTGCATTTGACCATGTCGAGATCTACTAA
- the LOC119273723 gene encoding pectin acetylesterase 5-like, which yields MAPGTAQAEQLLLHTAQRRRARDCRHAWGLSAAVLLLLLPSAAGLLPPMMFCATPPETVPLTLLSGAQEKGAVCLDGTPPGYHLQRGSGTGANNWLIHLEGGGWCSTVKDCSSRRNSELGSSNFMKPILYAGILSSDQPLNPDFYNWNRVYVRYCDGGSFSGDAEGQAPDGSTLYFRGLRIYEAVIAEVMEKGLANATKVLLTGCSAGALATMLHCDDFSAKFPQEVSVKCLADAGFFLDVKDISGERTFWSVFDGVVQLQNIRNVLPKDCLAKKEPKECFFPAELIKSIHSPMFILNSAYDSFQVRYVLIPDSLAPDNSWLCCKHNIRNCNSTQMEFLNGFRNVMVDALKVVEDKEGWGLFIDSCFTHCQTVSDISWNSPFSPRLGDKTIAEAVGDWQCGCSERVKEIDCEYPCNPTCSRQLPP from the exons ATGGCACCAGGGACAGCCCAGGCCGAGCAGCTCCTCCTCCACACGGCGCAGCGCCGGCGTGCGCGGGATTGCCGCCATGCATGGGGCCTCTCGGCGGCagtcctgctcctgctgctgccTTCCGCCGCCGGCCTTCTCCCTCCTATGATGTTCTGCGCGACGCCGCCGGAGACAGTCCCGCTGACCCTCCTTTCCGGTGCGCAGGAGAAGGGAGCAG TGTGCTTGGACGGGACCCCGCCGGGCTACCACCTGCAGAGAGGCTCCGGCACCGGCGCAAACAACTGGCTCATACATCTAGAG GGAGGAGGCTGGTGCAGCACCGTCAAGGATTGTTCCAGCCGAAGAAATTCCGAGCTCGGTTCATCCAACTTCATGAAACCGATATTGTATGCCGGGATCCTTAGCAGCGATCAGCCACTGAATCCTG ATTTCTACAACTGGAACAGAGTGTATGTGCGCTACTGCGACGGGGGATCATTTTCTGGGGATGCGGAAGGTCAAGCGCCG GATGGAAGTACACTTTACTTCAGAGGATTGCGCATCTATGAGGCAGTTATTGCTGAAGTCATGGAAAAGGGACTTGCCAATGCTACAAAG GTTCTTCTTACAGGTTGCTCTGCTGGTGCTCTAGCCACGATGCTACACTGCGATGATTTTAGTGCAAAATTTCCTCAGGAGGTTTCAGTTAAATGCCTTGCCGATGCTGGGTTTTTTCTTGACGT AAAGGATATATCTGGAGAAAGGACCTTTTGGTCTGTCTTTGATGGTGTTGTTCAGCTCCAG AATATTAGAAACGTGTTGCCCAAGGACTGCCTTGCCAAAAAGGAGCCAAAAGAG TGTTTCTTCCCCGCTGAGCTTATAAAGAGTATCCACAGCCCAATGTTTATTCTCAACTCTGCATACGATTCTTTTCAG GTACGATATGTTCTCATACCGGATTCGTTGGCTCCTGATAATTCGTGGTTGTGTTGCAAACATAATATCCGGAACTGCAATTCCACACAAATGGAATTCCTTAACG GATTCAGGAACGTGATGGTGGATGCATTGAAGGTTGTCGAAGATAAAGAGGGATGGGGATTGTTCATTGATTCATGCTTCACTCACTGCCAAACGGTCTCTGACATCTCTTGGAATTCACCATTCTCCCCTAGGCTTGGAGATAAG ACAATTGCTGAGGCTGTAGGAGATTGGCAATGTGGATGTAGCGAAAGAGTGAAAGAGATTGACTGCGAGTACCCATGCAACCCAACATGCAGCAGACAGTTGCCGCCATGA
- the LOC119270792 gene encoding uncharacterized protein LOC119270792 has protein sequence MHPDLADSPPLPIPSHRRRCSRCRGPHPPPPRSATPGSSPLPLPPALGTPISPNSLLSPTRPLTQLTPLPLPRHFSTARTGPDLLTPWAPFIAECFHPALLSSSVTSDSMGDLACDSERVLMEGHGASSVCKDDMVLLEEALPPAGQTPGSCVELRHNLEGTHKQARDAGSLDTEVDISGSPSSGIKRGKGGDGNSHAISNYSEPKSSSPYERLPSFPSTSRLLVSAMKGGRERSSGEASPTGARHVNWASDVYDPPVTSVDHTVKGHQQRSRSRKKDKGKQKQKQKKRKSRGNGKKSGLHDAAHNPPALDVPGPSSPDELGLGEVEEAEVLDYSAFDSQEPKCGGGFPHEIAAARTCFPAAEPS, from the exons ATGCATCCAGATCTCGCCGACTCGCCGCCCCTCCCCATCCCTTCACACCGCCGACGATGCAGCCGGTGCCGGGGGCcacaccctcctcctcctcgttcggcGACGCCCGGCTCAAGCCCCCTTCCCCTTCCCCCCGCCCTTGGCACTCCCATCTCTCCTAACTCCCTCCTATCCCCTACTCGCCCTCTCACCCAGCTAACCCCTCTGCCCCTCCCCCGGCATTTCTCGACAGCTCGGACCGGACCGGATCTGCTTACTCCGTGGGCTCCGTTCATCGCCGAGTGCTTCCACCCAGCTCTCCTCAGCAGCTCAG TGACAAGCGACTCCATGGGTGATTTGGCTTGTGATTCTGAAAGAGTGCTCATGGAGGGTCACGGTGCCTCTTCTGTCTGCAAGGATGACATGGTTCTGCTAGAGGAGGCACTTCCTCCAGCTGGGCAGACTCCAGGTTCTTGTGTGGAGCTCCGTCATAACCTGGAGGGAACTCATAAACAAGCAAGGGATGCTGGTTCTTTGGACACTGAAGTTGATATCTCAGGTTCTCCCAGCTCAGGAATAAAGAGAGGCAAAGGAGGTGATGGAAACTCCCATGCAATCTCCAATTACAGTGAACCAAAGTCCTCTTCACCTTATGAGCGCTTGCCGTCCTTTCCG TCGACGTCAAGGCTTCTCGTCTCCGCTATGAAAGGAGGCCGTGAGAGAAGCAGCGGTGAAGCATCGCCAACTGGAGCCCGCCACGTGAATTGGGCCTCAGATGTATATGACCCCCCAGTCACCTCTGTCGACCACACGGTGAAGGGCCACCAGCAGCGCTCCAGGTCCAGGAAGAAGGACAAGGGCAAGCAGAAAcagaagcagaagaagaggaagTCGCGCGGGAACGGCAAGAAGAGCGGCCTCCACGATGCCGCCCACAACCCGCCTGCTCTCGACGTGCCCGG GCCATCTTCGCCCGACGAACTAGGCTTAGGCGAAGTGGAGGAGGCCGAGGTGCTGGACTACAGCGCCTTCGACAGCCAGGAGCCCAAGTGCGGAGGCGGCTTCCCACACGAGATCGCCGCGGCGCGGACGTGTTTCCCCGCTGCCGAGCCGTCATGA
- the LOC119273724 gene encoding pectin acetylesterase 5-like — protein MALGTTEPLLLQPPEQRRRPPDWLAWGLPAAVLILLLLSASGPLRPPLFRVPPPETVPLTLLAGAQEKGAVCLDGTPPGYHLQRGSGDGSNRWLIHLEGGGWCSTIKDCSNRRMYALGSSNFMKPMRFAGAGILGSDQLQNPDFYNWNKVFVRYCDGASFSGDAEGRAQDGSTLHFRGLRIYQAVIDELMEKGLANATQALLTGCSAGGLATILHCDDFSARFSLNVSVKCLADAGFFLDVKDISGKRSFWSVYDGVVHLQNVREVLPKDCLTNKEPTECFFTAELIKSIRTPMFILNSAYDSWQIRNVLVPVSSAPDKPWSSCKDNIRNCNSTQIKVLDGFRNTMVGAFKVVEYKEDWGLFIDSCFTHCQSLYGISWNSEISPRLGNKSIAEAAGDWYHGRSQGEKEIDCEYPCNPTCSGQLPP, from the exons ATGGCGCTGGGGACAACCGAGCCGCTCCTCCTCCAGCCCCCGGAGCAGCGCCGGCGTCCGCCGGACTGGCTCGCGTGGGGGCTCCCGGCGGCAGTTCTGATACTGCTGCTACTCTCCGCCTCCGGTCCTCTCCGTCCGCCGCTTTTCCGCGTGCCGCCGCCGGAGACCGTCCCGCTGACCCTGCTCGCCGGCGCGCAGGAGAAGGGAGCGGTGTGCTTGGACGGGACCCCGCCGGGGTACCACCTGCAGAGAGGCTCCGGCGACGGATCCAACCGCTGGCTCATCCATCTAGAG GGTGGAGGCTGGTGCAGCACAATCAAGGATTGTTCCAACCGCAGAATGTACGCGCTCGGTTCATCCAATTTCATGAAACCGATGCGGTTTGCCGGTGCTGGGATCCTCGGCAGTGACCAGCTGCAAAATCCTG ATTTCTACAACTGGAACAAAGTGTTTGTGAGGTATTGTGATGGGGCGTCGTTTTCTGGGGACGCGGAAGGTCGAGCACAG GATGGAAGCACACTTCACTTCAGAGGATTGCGCATCTACCAAGCGGTTATTGACGAACTCATGGAAAAAGGACTTGCCAATGCTACACAG GCCCTCCTCACAGGCTGTTCTGCTGGTGGTCTAGCCACGATACTGCATTGCGATGATTTCAGTGCACGGTTTTCTCTCAATGTTTCAGTTAAATGCCTCGCTGATGCTGGTTTTTTTCTTGACGT AAAGGATATTTCTGGGAAAAGGTCCTTTTGGTCTGTCTATGATGGCGTTGTTCACCTCCAG AATGTTAGAGAAGTGTTGCCCAAGGACTGCCTTACCAACAAGGAGCCAACCGAG tgTTTCTTCACCGCGGAGCTTATTAAGAGCATCCGGACCCCCATGTTTATTCTCAACTCGGCGTATGATTCATGGCAG ATACGAAATGTTCTTGTACCAGTTTCATCGGCTCCTGATAAGCCGTGGTCGAGTTGCAAGGATAATATCCGGAACTGCAATTCCACACAAATCAAAGTCCTTGATG GCTTCAGGAACACAATGGTGGGTGCATTCAAGGTTGTCGAATATAAGGAGGACTGGGGATTGTTCATTGATTCATGCTTCACTCACTGCCAATCCCTATATGGCATCTCTTGGAATTCAGAAATCTCCCCGAGGCTTGGAAATAAG AGCATTGCAGAGGCCGCAGGAGATTGGTACCATGGAAGGAGCCAAGGAGAGAAAGAGATAGACTGCGAGTATCCATGCAATCCAACATGCAGCGGACAGTTGCCTCCATGA